One Aegilops tauschii subsp. strangulata cultivar AL8/78 chromosome 7, Aet v6.0, whole genome shotgun sequence genomic window carries:
- the LOC109787496 gene encoding cytochrome b561 and DOMON domain-containing protein At4g12980, with product MSVTRVLALLAAAALVVAAPARVGAAGACAAERFSKNRVYAACTDLPTLGASVHWTYDPAASSLSVAFVAAPPSSGGWVAWGLNPTGDGMSGTQALVAAPTGAGSAYGVQTYAIQGTSLGSPGPIAYKTSDLAAEVGADGRVQMFGKLALQNGTGEVNQVWQVGPASGGDIGIHAMAAANMGAKGKLNLVTGATTAVSGGSILRKKNTHGILNAVSWGILLPMGAIVARYLKTFKSADPAWFYLHVACQLIGYAVGVSGWATGIHLGNLSKGITYSLHRNIGIAVFALGTVQIFALFLRPKKDHKLRVYWNVYHHSVGYTIIILGIVNIFKGMSILDVAQKWKTGYIIAIAILGGVAVALEVITWAIVLKRRKTEDKAYNGGASNNNGHLPM from the exons ATGTCCGTCACGCGGGTTCTTGCgctgctggcggcggcggcgctggtggTCGCCGCGCCGGCGCGCGTGGGCGCGGCGGGGGCGTGCGCGGCGGAGAGGTTCTCCAAGAACCGCGTGTACGCGGCCTGCACCGACCTGCCCACCCTGGGCGCGTCCGTGCACTGGACCTACGACCCGGCGGCGTCCTCCCTGTCCGTGGCGttcgtcgccgcgccgccctcgTCTGGCGGCTGGGTCGCCTGGGGGCTCAACCCCACCGGCGACGGCATGAGCGGCACGCAGGCGCTCGTCGCCGCGCCCACGGGCGCCGGCAGCGCGTACGGCGTCCAGACGTACGCCATCCAGGGCACATCGCTCGGATCGCCGGGCCCCATCGCCTACAAGACGTCCGACCTCGCGGCCGAGGTCGGCGCCGACGGCCGCGTCCAGATGTTCGGGAAGCTCGCGCTCCAGAACGGCACCGGGGAGGTGAACCAGGTCTGGCAGGTGGGGCCGGCGTCGGGCGGGGACATCGGCATACACGCCATGGCCGCTGCCAACATGGGGGCCAAGGGGAAGCTCAACCTCGTCACGGGGGCGACCACCGCCGTCAGCGGAGGCAGCATCCTCAGGAAGAAAAAT ACCCATGGAATTCTGAATGCTGTGAGCTGGGGGATTCTTCTCCCAATGGGAGCCATAGTTGCTAGATACCTCAAGACATTCAAATCAGCCGACCCTGCCTGGTTCTACCTTCACGTTGCTTGCCAGCTGATCGGGTATGCTGTGGGAGTGTCTGGCTGGGCCACCGGTATTCATCTAGGAAATCTGTCCAAGGGAATCACCTACTCGCTTCACAGGAACATCGGGATCGCTGTATTTGCTCTTGGCACCGTTCAG ATCTTTGCGCTGTTCCTGAGGCCCAAGAAGGATCACAAGCTGCGCGTGTACTGGAACGTGTACCACCACTCGGTGGGCTACACCATCATCATCCTGGGCATCGTCAACATCTTCAAGGGCATGAGCATCCTGGACGTGGCGCAGAAGTGGAAGACGGGGTACATCATCGCCATCGCCATCCTGGGCGGCGTCGCCGTGGCGCTGGAGGTGATCACCTGGGCCATCGTGCTCAAGAGGAGGAAGACGGAGGACAAGGCCTACAACGGCGGCGCCTCCAACAACAACGGCCATCTGCCCATGTGA